One genomic region from Haloarcula taiwanensis encodes:
- a CDS encoding transcriptional regulator: MGHSESGPTGATSGTATERTLKVLFEIELSDDCSCPLSEPDADIENAQNQIDDGVCHAEVTVTDETGTARVLHSTNQVGDACLCLAFSEVGCVPRTRRVDGDSLFIETYVSDRSVISELVEQLQSAAERVRLRRLTSRQDDETESEPATVDLSCLTTKQREAAIIAVDEGYYQQPRQTTLDELASTLGISKSALSQRLNAVESKLATAAFDP; encoded by the coding sequence ATGGGACACTCCGAAAGCGGGCCTACAGGGGCGACATCGGGGACCGCCACCGAACGGACCCTCAAGGTTCTGTTCGAAATTGAACTGTCCGATGACTGTTCGTGTCCACTTTCGGAGCCGGATGCAGACATCGAAAACGCTCAGAACCAGATCGACGATGGCGTCTGTCACGCGGAGGTGACTGTCACTGACGAGACCGGTACCGCACGGGTCCTCCATTCGACAAATCAGGTCGGTGACGCCTGTCTCTGTCTCGCGTTTAGCGAGGTCGGGTGTGTCCCACGAACGCGACGCGTAGACGGTGACTCGCTTTTCATCGAAACGTACGTCTCAGACCGAAGCGTCATCAGCGAGCTAGTCGAGCAGTTGCAATCGGCCGCCGAACGAGTCCGTCTGCGACGGCTGACATCCCGTCAAGACGACGAGACTGAGTCGGAGCCCGCGACTGTCGACCTCTCCTGTCTCACGACAAAACAACGGGAAGCTGCGATAATTGCGGTCGACGAAGGCTACTACCAGCAGCCCCGACAGACGACCCTCGACGAACTCGCATCGACACTCGGTATCTCGAAATCAGCCCTCTCTCAGCGCCTGAACGCCGTCGAATCGAAACTCGCGACGGCCGCCTTCGATCCGTAG